AGCCTGTCCGCATGACAACATCCGCGGCCGGTGCCGCGGAGCCGCTCTAGTCTCGGCACATGGAGACCTACACCCACGGACACCACGAGTCGGTGCTGCGCTCGCACAGGTGGCGCACGGCGGAGAACTCCGCTGCCTACCTGCTGCCACACCTGAACACTGAGCAGCGACTCCTCGACGTGGGTGCCGGTCCGGGCACGATCACGCTCGACCTGGCCGACCGGGTCGCATCGGTGACCGCCACCGAGATCGGCGAGACCGAGCTCGACCTCTCCCGCGAGGCCGCCCGGAGCAGGGGAGTCACCAACATCGATTTCCGGGTCGAGGACGTGCATGCGCTGAGCATCGACGACGATGCGTACGACGTCGTCCACGCCCATCAGGTGCTCCAGCACGTGGCAGACCCGGTGCAGGCGCTGCGCGAGATGCGGCGGGTGACGAAGCCTGGCGGCGTCGTGGCCGTCCGGGAGAGCGACTACGCCGGCTTCGT
The sequence above is drawn from the Nocardioides albertanoniae genome and encodes:
- a CDS encoding class I SAM-dependent methyltransferase; the protein is METYTHGHHESVLRSHRWRTAENSAAYLLPHLNTEQRLLDVGAGPGTITLDLADRVASVTATEIGETELDLSREAARSRGVTNIDFRVEDVHALSIDDDAYDVVHAHQVLQHVADPVQALREMRRVTKPGGVVAVRESDYAGFVWWPESAELTEWLRLYQQTARANGGEPDAGRRLHSWARAAGFTEVESTSSTWCFADAHDRAWWGGLWADRFTDSAIARQLVDSGDATTADLARVADGWRSWADAEDGWFSVLHGEIIARA